DNA from Gramella sp. MAR_2010_147:
TTGACAAAAATACAAGCTATTATTTGGAGAGTGATTCGGTAGAAAACAGGATCGAGGATGATATAAAAGCCATTTTCGCAGTAAGTGATAATGAGGCTTACAATCGTTTATTCGAGTTTTTGGGACAGGATTATATTAATTCCAGAATGAAAGCAAAAGGCCTGGCGTCAATTCGTATCTCTCACAGATTTTCTGGTGAAGGTTCTGGTGACACCCTTACCCGTCAAATGATTTTTAAAACTGAAGATGGAGATTTTGAATTACCCGTCACGAATAATGCAAAGGCTGATTCACTGGAAATATATGATGTAATTAAAGGAAAGGCCTATATGAAAGAAGGGGAAAAAGTAGATGAACCTTTTAGTTTTGCCCTGAAGAATTATTTTCCGGTCGAAACTCAACATAATCTGATGAAGAGACTTTTCTTTCCGGAAGTCTTTGAGAAATGCCAAATCTTTGATCTTACAAAGGAAGATAAGATGTTCCTTAAAGAAGCAATGTCAAATTTACCAAGAGAACTTGATTATGATGAAACCAAATTTTATGATAGCTACGGAAAGTTCTTTATCTACGGTGATTCAAAGGAAAGGATTCCTGCACATGTAAAAATTTATAACAAAGTGGGCTATGCCTACGGCAC
Protein-coding regions in this window:
- a CDS encoding serine hydrolase, whose translation is MRKYLLLPLLIVLIGGCGLRRNLLKQISVSEDTKLAPVFQNAEKYELQIMYSRIIKKNGGVEFHDYKYRVDSEAYFYPASTVKLPIAVLSLEKLNELNTEGVKIDKNTSYYLESDSVENRIEDDIKAIFAVSDNEAYNRLFEFLGQDYINSRMKAKGLASIRISHRFSGEGSGDTLTRQMIFKTEDGDFELPVTNNAKADSLEIYDVIKGKAYMKEGEKVDEPFSFALKNYFPVETQHNLMKRLFFPEVFEKCQIFDLTKEDKMFLKEAMSNLPRELDYDETKFYDSYGKFFIYGDSKERIPAHVKIYNKVGYAYGTLTETAYIEDEKNDIQFLLTATLLVNKNEIFNDNIYEYDNIGIPFLAELGRQLYQKELLRRKN